The following are encoded together in the Streptomyces asoensis genome:
- a CDS encoding DUF3618 domain-containing protein — protein sequence MAETSDTRTPAQIEADIRARREVLAETLDEIGVRVHPKTIVGDAKAKVVANVDHTLGRAYVQVNRAVGEVRSRFVDEDGAPRLERVVPVALVVVGVVGLLAFGGRRRRR from the coding sequence GTGGCGGAGACGTCGGACACCAGAACCCCGGCGCAGATCGAGGCGGACATCAGGGCCCGTCGCGAGGTGCTGGCGGAGACGCTGGACGAGATCGGGGTGCGGGTGCACCCGAAGACCATCGTCGGGGACGCCAAGGCCAAGGTCGTGGCCAACGTCGATCACACGCTCGGGAGGGCCTACGTGCAGGTCAACCGTGCGGTGGGTGAGGTGCGGTCGCGGTTCGTGGACGAGGACGGCGCGCCCCGGCTGGAGCGGGTGGTGCCGGTGGCGCTGGTCGTCGTCGGTGTCGTGGGGCTGCTCGCGTTCGGCGGGCGCCGCCGCAGGCGCTGA
- the bcp gene encoding thioredoxin-dependent thiol peroxidase produces MSERLQPGDVAPAFTLPDADGNQVSLSDHKGRKVIVYFYPAALTPGCTKQACDFTDNLELLAGAGYDVIGISPDSPEKLGRFRDKESLKVTLLADPEKTVTEAYAAYGEKKNYGKTYMGVIRSTIVVDEQGKVERALYNVRATGHVAKIIKDLGI; encoded by the coding sequence ATGAGCGAGCGACTCCAGCCCGGGGACGTGGCCCCCGCCTTCACCCTCCCCGACGCCGACGGCAACCAGGTCTCCCTGTCGGACCACAAGGGCCGCAAGGTCATCGTCTACTTCTACCCGGCCGCGCTTACCCCCGGCTGCACGAAGCAGGCCTGCGACTTCACCGACAACCTGGAACTCCTGGCCGGCGCCGGATACGACGTCATCGGCATCTCCCCGGACAGCCCCGAGAAACTGGGCAGGTTCCGCGACAAAGAGTCCCTGAAGGTCACCCTCCTGGCGGACCCCGAGAAGACCGTCACCGAGGCCTACGCCGCGTACGGCGAGAAGAAGAACTACGGCAAGACGTACATGGGCGTCATCCGCTCCACGATCGTGGTCGACGAGCAGGGCAAGGTCGAACGAGCCCTGTACAACGTCCGGGCGACAGGCCACGTAGCCAAGATCATCAAAGACCTGGGCATCTGA
- the rdgB gene encoding RdgB/HAM1 family non-canonical purine NTP pyrophosphatase, which produces MTRLILATRNAGKITELRAILADAGLPHDLVGADAYPDIPDVKETGVTFAENALLKAHALARATGHPAVADDSGLCVDVLNGAPGIFSARWSGKHGDDRANLDLLLAQLSDIAAEHRGAHFACAAALALPDGTERVVEGRLTGTLRHTPSGTNGFGYDPILQPDGETRTCAELTAPEKNAISHRGKAFRELIPVVRELLG; this is translated from the coding sequence ATGACCCGCCTGATCCTCGCCACCCGCAACGCCGGAAAGATCACCGAACTCAGGGCGATCCTCGCCGACGCAGGCCTGCCCCACGACCTCGTCGGCGCGGACGCCTACCCCGACATCCCGGACGTCAAGGAGACCGGCGTCACCTTCGCGGAGAACGCGCTCCTCAAGGCGCACGCCCTCGCCCGGGCCACCGGACACCCGGCCGTCGCCGACGACTCCGGCCTCTGCGTCGACGTCCTCAACGGCGCCCCCGGCATCTTCTCCGCCCGCTGGTCCGGCAAGCACGGCGACGACCGGGCCAACCTGGACCTGCTCCTCGCACAGCTCTCCGACATCGCCGCGGAACACCGCGGCGCCCACTTCGCCTGCGCCGCCGCCCTGGCCCTCCCCGACGGTACGGAGCGCGTGGTCGAGGGCCGCCTGACCGGCACCCTGCGGCACACCCCGTCCGGCACGAACGGCTTCGGCTACGACCCGATCCTCCAGCCCGACGGCGAAACCCGCACCTGCGCGGAACTGACGGCCCCGGAAAAGAACGCCATCAGCCACCGAGGCAAGGCCTTCAGAGAACTGATCCCGGTGGTGCGGGAACTGCTGGGCTGA
- the rph gene encoding ribonuclease PH, protein MSRIDGRTPEQLRPVTIERGWSKHAEGSVLVSFGDTKVFCTASVTEGVPRWRKGSGEGWVTAEYSMLPRATNTRGDRESVRGKIGGRTHEISRLIGRSLRAVIDYKALGENTIVLDCDVLQADGGTRTAAITGAYVALADAITWAQGRKLVKAGRRPLTGTVSAVSVGIVDGVPLLDLRYEEDVRAETDMNVVCTGDGRFVEVQGTAEAEPFARDELNSLLDLAVSGCTELAVLQRKALDTVLEK, encoded by the coding sequence ATGTCTCGAATCGACGGCCGCACCCCCGAACAACTCCGCCCGGTCACCATCGAACGCGGCTGGAGCAAGCACGCCGAGGGCTCCGTCCTCGTCTCCTTCGGCGACACGAAGGTCTTCTGCACCGCCTCCGTCACCGAGGGCGTCCCGCGCTGGCGCAAGGGCAGCGGCGAAGGCTGGGTCACCGCCGAGTACTCCATGCTGCCCCGCGCCACCAACACCCGCGGCGACCGCGAATCCGTCCGCGGCAAGATCGGCGGCCGCACCCACGAGATCTCCCGCCTCATCGGTCGCTCCCTGCGCGCCGTCATCGACTACAAGGCGCTCGGCGAGAACACCATCGTCCTCGACTGCGACGTCCTCCAGGCCGACGGCGGCACCCGCACCGCCGCCATCACCGGCGCCTACGTCGCCCTCGCGGACGCGATCACCTGGGCCCAGGGCAGGAAGCTCGTCAAGGCCGGCCGCCGGCCGCTCACCGGCACCGTGTCCGCCGTCTCGGTCGGCATCGTCGACGGAGTCCCGCTCCTCGACCTCCGCTACGAGGAGGACGTCCGCGCCGAGACCGACATGAACGTCGTCTGCACCGGCGACGGCCGCTTCGTCGAGGTCCAAGGCACCGCCGAGGCCGAGCCGTTCGCCCGCGACGAACTCAACTCCCTGCTGGACCTGGCCGTTTCCGGCTGCACGGAACTCGCTGTCCTCCAGCGCAAGGCACTTGATACCGTCCTCGAAAAGTAA
- a CDS encoding glucose PTS transporter subunit EIIB, protein MGQLWVTATDARHRAGRTRQFRETEMATKAEKIVAGLGGLDNIEEIEGCITRLRTEVNDPSLVDEAALKAAGAHGVVKMGTAIQVVIGTDADPIAAEIEDMM, encoded by the coding sequence ATGGGCCAACTGTGGGTTACTGCGACCGACGCGCGTCACCGCGCGGGGCGCACCAGGCAATTCAGGGAGACGGAAATGGCCACCAAGGCTGAGAAGATCGTCGCCGGACTCGGCGGCCTCGACAACATCGAAGAGATCGAAGGCTGCATCACCCGGCTGCGCACCGAGGTCAACGACCCCTCGCTCGTCGACGAAGCCGCCCTGAAGGCCGCCGGTGCCCACGGCGTCGTCAAGATGGGCACCGCCATCCAGGTCGTCATCGGCACCGACGCCGACCCCATCGCCGCGGAGATCGAGGACATGATGTGA
- a CDS encoding PTS transporter subunit EIIC translates to MSAESAPTQVSAARRHWHSAFQGLQKMGRSLQLPIAVLPAAGILNRLGQPDVFGDDGLGWTDVAKVMAGAGAALLDSSLGLPLLFCIGVAIGMAKKADGSTALAAVAGFLVYYNVLRQFPEDCAPGSKVVPGIGCQATDSTVGAFTYQNPGVFGGIVMGLLAAFFWQRYHRTKLVDWLGFFNGRRLVPIIMAFVAIGFAALCLWVWPPIGDALENFSDWLDGLDAWGAGIFGLANRALLVIGLHQFLNVPIWFQFGSFTKPDGTVVHGDINMFLAGDPDAGQFTSGFFPIMMFALPAAALAMTHCARPSRRKEVGGLMLSVALTSFVTGITEPIEYSFLFVAPLLYVVHAVLTGVSMAVTWGLGVHDGFSFSAGLIDYVINWNLATRPWAMIPIGLAFAVLYYVIFRFAITRFDLKTPGREPEEEREDVTKA, encoded by the coding sequence ATGAGTGCCGAGAGCGCCCCGACCCAGGTCAGCGCCGCGCGCCGGCACTGGCACAGCGCGTTCCAGGGGCTCCAGAAGATGGGGCGCAGTCTTCAGCTGCCGATCGCGGTGCTGCCGGCGGCGGGCATCCTCAACCGGCTGGGCCAGCCCGATGTGTTCGGGGACGACGGGCTGGGCTGGACGGACGTGGCGAAGGTGATGGCGGGCGCGGGGGCCGCGCTGCTGGACAGCTCGCTGGGGCTGCCGCTGTTGTTCTGCATCGGTGTGGCCATCGGCATGGCGAAGAAGGCGGACGGTTCGACGGCGCTGGCGGCGGTGGCGGGCTTCCTCGTCTACTACAACGTGCTGCGGCAGTTCCCGGAGGACTGTGCGCCGGGTTCGAAGGTGGTCCCGGGGATCGGGTGTCAGGCGACGGACAGCACGGTGGGGGCGTTCACCTATCAGAATCCGGGGGTGTTCGGCGGGATCGTGATGGGGTTGCTGGCGGCTTTCTTCTGGCAGCGGTACCACCGGACGAAGCTGGTGGACTGGCTGGGGTTCTTCAACGGGCGGCGGCTGGTGCCGATCATCATGGCGTTCGTGGCGATCGGGTTCGCCGCGCTGTGCCTGTGGGTGTGGCCGCCGATCGGTGACGCGCTGGAGAACTTCAGCGACTGGCTGGACGGGCTGGACGCATGGGGTGCGGGCATCTTCGGCCTGGCGAACCGGGCGTTGCTGGTGATCGGTCTGCACCAGTTCCTGAACGTGCCCATCTGGTTCCAGTTCGGGAGTTTCACGAAGCCGGACGGCACGGTGGTGCACGGTGACATCAACATGTTCCTGGCGGGTGACCCGGACGCGGGTCAGTTCACGTCGGGGTTCTTCCCGATCATGATGTTCGCGCTGCCGGCGGCGGCGCTGGCGATGACGCACTGCGCGAGGCCGTCCCGCCGCAAGGAGGTGGGCGGTCTGATGCTGTCGGTGGCGCTGACGTCGTTCGTGACGGGGATCACCGAGCCGATCGAGTACTCGTTCCTGTTCGTGGCGCCGCTGCTGTACGTGGTGCACGCGGTGCTGACGGGGGTGTCGATGGCGGTGACGTGGGGGCTGGGGGTGCACGACGGCTTCAGTTTCTCGGCGGGGCTGATCGACTACGTCATCAACTGGAACCTGGCGACGCGGCCGTGGGCGATGATCCCGATCGGGCTGGCTTTCGCCGTCCTCTATTACGTGATCTTCCGTTTCGCGATCACGCGGTTCGATCTGAAGACGCCCGGGCGGGAGCCGGAGGAGGAGCGGGAGGACGTCACCAAGGCGTAG